One Gimesia chilikensis DNA segment encodes these proteins:
- a CDS encoding GAP1-N2 domain-containing protein yields the protein MSQEIVYTSAPQGLKPGSRGFCTVIATQGMARNLAERLESLSGYRHAFAVHDENSHLNPVNYSHLKVTVGGQEYSVLSRICDAGQDYTGRTNKLAHHVALTRSERPPAGPAYQLQKPGFCVEEWDSQTRYTEMNCHHLSSDHPPLTQCTSWSRWCDAGWAGVLAQSALEGKNQTQTIIFPVEAGSSMLALVAEALQLLPEKKRWDVTFSTYFTKLPAGVDCQWRFVLDGTPEADAARRNPRMHLIDLCADLGTAPEGPLVEAARTGHLPQQQKIEPVVSFREAPLIPPQEAVQHDSTAEFPDIPESTPPVPPPLEKTRRTPGPPPLEKHFRKPKKNSRKLLMGAAVILLLLLSAGIGYLMMPGQNNVSKKVAKTQTPPPRKKNKEDLEKIQQARVKQAQKSAPPLTPNEDPEELVSVTQTKMTPEPKPKKKKTPPKKRPLDDVRIKHHGVLPLPSLAKNIGANNQSELTKIYVEDVKKCELSILGSEIVLGNGSHFLVKPVSDKPNQWAVIKKIKNGFGESVVGKFQLVENSLTFGWDEKPPELGYSLKYCLLKITVDSETVYCQLSKPVITKPIQLSFASPRKLTEVQFPSEAGPLPPIGNIQLDLFAKGLSKERLKGFSKFKIPTQNTIKHNSEYRISIFNPISEDDTEKLLDLIISFKRLERSVESGITIEAEAIGKKLKGMEKIPWNAKTSIPDINNNLKKECKSLINKTKSDLSNHEKKIIEQENIVKAIKENLKNIKADPNLPKGNAQQNQRVQYLLKHYKIPSIQAGEEFLKNQASILTNMNMTKMRLQDKISFFSNNELLCNKVLELFDQLERQVTIDYELFIRIKDKKVVIVTTSPSSHQH from the coding sequence ATGAGTCAGGAGATCGTCTACACCTCCGCCCCTCAAGGCTTGAAGCCTGGCAGCCGTGGTTTCTGTACCGTGATCGCCACCCAGGGAATGGCCCGGAATCTGGCCGAACGCCTGGAATCCCTGAGCGGCTACCGCCACGCATTTGCGGTACATGACGAAAACTCGCATCTGAATCCGGTTAACTACTCCCACCTGAAGGTCACGGTCGGCGGTCAGGAGTATTCCGTTTTATCCCGTATCTGCGATGCTGGCCAGGACTATACAGGGCGTACCAACAAGCTGGCCCACCATGTGGCTTTGACGCGTTCTGAACGTCCCCCCGCAGGCCCTGCTTACCAGTTGCAGAAGCCTGGGTTCTGTGTCGAAGAATGGGACTCTCAGACTCGTTATACTGAGATGAACTGCCACCATTTAAGCAGCGACCATCCTCCGCTAACCCAGTGTACCAGCTGGTCGCGCTGGTGCGATGCGGGCTGGGCAGGTGTGCTGGCACAATCCGCTTTAGAAGGCAAAAATCAGACACAGACAATTATCTTTCCCGTCGAAGCCGGCAGCAGCATGCTGGCTCTGGTGGCCGAAGCCTTACAGCTGTTGCCGGAAAAGAAACGCTGGGATGTCACCTTCAGCACCTATTTTACAAAGCTGCCCGCGGGCGTGGATTGTCAGTGGCGTTTTGTGCTGGATGGTACTCCCGAAGCAGACGCTGCCAGGCGTAATCCGCGGATGCATTTAATTGACCTCTGTGCTGATCTGGGAACCGCTCCGGAAGGACCACTGGTCGAAGCCGCAAGGACAGGGCATCTTCCTCAACAGCAGAAGATAGAACCGGTCGTCTCATTTCGTGAAGCACCACTGATTCCACCTCAAGAAGCTGTACAACATGATTCGACTGCAGAGTTTCCCGATATCCCCGAGTCGACTCCACCGGTGCCTCCTCCCCTTGAGAAAACGCGGAGAACTCCCGGCCCTCCCCCGTTGGAGAAACATTTCCGCAAACCAAAGAAAAACAGCCGGAAACTACTCATGGGGGCGGCAGTCATACTGCTCCTACTTTTAAGTGCGGGGATTGGCTACCTGATGATGCCGGGGCAGAACAATGTCTCAAAAAAAGTTGCCAAAACACAAACGCCACCACCAAGGAAGAAGAATAAAGAAGATCTTGAGAAGATTCAGCAAGCCAGAGTGAAGCAGGCTCAGAAGTCTGCCCCACCATTGACACCGAATGAAGATCCCGAAGAGCTTGTTTCGGTTACTCAGACCAAGATGACGCCTGAACCAAAGCCAAAGAAGAAAAAAACACCACCAAAGAAAAGACCGCTGGATGATGTTCGTATAAAACACCACGGGGTGCTTCCTTTGCCGTCACTTGCAAAAAACATCGGTGCTAACAATCAAAGTGAACTGACAAAAATATATGTAGAAGATGTAAAAAAGTGTGAGCTTTCAATTCTGGGGAGTGAGATCGTACTTGGAAATGGTAGCCATTTTTTAGTGAAACCAGTTTCGGATAAACCAAATCAATGGGCTGTAATTAAAAAGATCAAGAATGGATTTGGTGAAAGCGTTGTGGGTAAATTTCAGTTAGTTGAAAATTCATTAACGTTCGGTTGGGATGAAAAACCTCCAGAATTAGGGTACAGCCTGAAATATTGCCTATTGAAAATCACAGTTGATAGTGAAACAGTATATTGCCAACTCTCTAAACCAGTCATAACAAAACCGATCCAACTCAGTTTTGCCTCTCCCCGAAAATTAACAGAAGTCCAATTTCCGTCGGAAGCTGGTCCACTCCCTCCTATAGGTAATATACAGCTCGATTTATTTGCTAAGGGTCTTTCAAAAGAACGCTTGAAAGGGTTCAGCAAATTCAAAATTCCTACGCAAAATACTATTAAACATAATAGCGAATACAGGATCAGTATTTTCAACCCTATAAGTGAAGACGATACAGAAAAGCTCCTTGACCTAATTATTAGCTTTAAAAGATTGGAGAGAAGTGTAGAAAGTGGAATAACTATTGAGGCAGAAGCTATTGGAAAAAAACTTAAGGGAATGGAAAAAATTCCTTGGAATGCAAAAACATCTATTCCGGATATCAATAATAACCTGAAAAAAGAATGCAAAAGTTTAATCAATAAGACAAAGTCTGATTTGTCAAATCATGAAAAGAAAATTATTGAGCAAGAAAATATAGTGAAGGCTATTAAGGAGAATCTCAAAAATATTAAAGCCGACCCAAACCTTCCTAAAGGTAATGCACAACAAAATCAAAGAGTTCAATATTTACTCAAGCATTATAAAATCCCCTCGATTCAGGCAGGCGAGGAGTTTCTGAAAAATCAAGCGAGCATACTAACTAATATGAATATGACCAAAATGAGGCTTCAGGATAAAATTTCATTTTTCTCTAATAACGAATTGCTATGCAACAAAGTACTGGAGCTCTTCGACCAACTCGAGCGGCAGGTTACGATCGATTACGAGCTCTTTATAAGAATCAAAGACAAGAAGGTTGTAATAGTCACAACCAGCCCCAGTAGTCATCAGCATTAG